One genomic window of Anguilla anguilla isolate fAngAng1 chromosome 13, fAngAng1.pri, whole genome shotgun sequence includes the following:
- the LOC118211907 gene encoding potassium voltage-gated channel subfamily A member 2-like, giving the protein MTVATADPSDEAAAQPGNPHDAYNPEVDHECCERVVINISGLRFETQLKTLSQFPETLLGDPKKRMRYFDPLRNEYFFDRNRPSFDAILYYYQSGGRLRRPVNVTLDIFSEEIRFYELGEEAIEIFREDEGFIKEEERPLPDNEFQRQVWLLFEYPESSGPARIIAIISVMVILISIVSFCLETLPMFRNDEEEMHKVHQPFSNTTSSYQSTYFTDPFFILETLCIIWFSFEFLVRFFACPSKAGFFVNIMNIIDIVAIIPYFITLGTELAEKPEDGQQGQQAMSLAILRVIRLVRVFRIFKLSRHSKGLQILGQTLKASMRELGLLIFFLFIGVILFSSAVYFAEADEPESQFLSIPEAFWWAVVSMTTVGYGDMVPTTIGGKIVGSLCAIAGVLTIALPVPVIVSNFNYFYHRETEGEEQAQYLQVTSVPKGDSNEDLKKSRSGSTLSKSDYMEIQEGVNNSIEDFREENLKTANCTLANTNYVNITKMLTDV; this is encoded by the coding sequence ATGACTGTAGCCACCGCGGATCCATCCGACGAGGCGGCGGcacaacctggcaaccctcaCGATGCCTACAACCCGGAGGTTGACCACGAGTGCTGCGAGAGGGTGGTCATCAACATCTCGGGCCTGCGCTTCGAGACGCAGCTCAAGACCCTGTCCCAGTTCCCCGAGACCCTGCTGGGGGACCCCAAAAAGCGCATGCGCTACTTCGACCCGCTGAGGAACGAGTACTTCTTCGACAGGAACCGCCCCAGCTTCGACGCCATCCTCTACTACTACCAGTCAGGCGGGAGGCTGCGGCGGCCGGTCAACGTGACCTTGGACATTTTCTCGGAGGAGATACGGTTCTACGAGCTGGGGGAAGAGGCTATCGAAATCTTTCGGGAGGACGAGGGCTTTATAAAGGAAGAGGAAAGGCCTCTGCCAGACAATGAGTTCCAGAGACAGGTGTGGCTGCTCTTTGAGTACCCCGAGAGCTCAGGACCCGCCAGGATTATTGCCATCATATCCGTGATGGTCATCCTCATCTCCATCGTAAGCTTCTGCCTGGAGACCCTGCCCATGTTTCGTAATGACGAAGAGGAGATGCACAAGGTCCACCAGCCTTTCTCCAACACCACCTCCAGCTACCAGTCCACCTACTTCACCGACCCCTTCTTCATCCTGGAGACCCTCTGCATCATCTGGTTCTCCTTTGAGTTCCTGGTGCGCTTTTTCGCCTGCCCCAGCAAAGCGGGCTTCTTCGTCAACATCATGAACATCATTGACATTGTGGCCATCATCCCGTACTTCATCACCTTGGGCACCGAGCTGGCCGAGAAACCAGAAGATGGTCAACAGGGACAGCAGGCCATGTCCCTGGCCATCCTCAGAGTAATCCGGCTGGTGCGCGTATTCCGGATCTTCAAGCTCTCCCGGCATTCCAAGGGGCTCCAGATCCTGGGCCAGACCCTGAAGGCCAGCATGCGCGAGCTGGGCCTGCTTATCTTCTTTCTCTTCATTGGAGTCATCCTCTTCTCCAGCGCCGTGTACTTCGCCGAAGCAGATGAGCCGGAGTCCCAGTTCTTGAGCATCCCCGAAGCCTTCTGGTGGGCCgtggtttccatgacaacagttGGCTACGGCGACATGGTCCCCACCACTATTGGCGGAAAGATTGTGGGGTCGCTCTGCGCCATCGCCGGCGTGCTGACCATCGCCCTGCCCGTACCCGTCATAGTCTCCAACTTCAACTACTTCTACCAccgagagacggagggagaggagCAAGCCCAGTATCTTCAGGTCACCAGCGTCCCTAAGGGGGACTCAAACGAGGATCTGAAGAAGAGCCGCAGCGGTTCTACTCTCAGCAAGTCGGACTACATGGAGATCCAAGAAGGGGTGAACAACAGCATTGAGGACTTCCGGGAGGAGAACCTCAAGACAGCCAACTGCACACTGGCTAACACCAACTATGTCAACATCACAAAGATGCTCACGGATGTATAA